In one Aricia agestis chromosome 5, ilAriAges1.1, whole genome shotgun sequence genomic region, the following are encoded:
- the LOC121727421 gene encoding zinc finger protein OZF-like, whose product MSSNTVFIKTEPENYVEIELNKSEYCDINGQGTSESDQDLKVPRIKNEQNVEFITIKAEPSDFYGADSEDFCPKPESASVNIEITIKQEEQGREGGNGQLTASGLFPTNPGLFISDVSNEILNLNSKIDGKFVCPICQKTFTLKGNLQRHLTNHKREKFECNVCFRPFYKKEHLEKHMIKHLNIKHACETCGKEFRSLSSLEQHKRTHLGIKPFQCDKCDRQYTVKTNLIKHLSGPECKKKEPEGELQCHVCNKMFLKKFLLQSHLKRHSTERPFKCSICHSNYKYKSTVLRHEQLHKGIKPYSCKICRKTFTHPGLIKPHMRKHTGEKPYQCDLCLKWFSHKHNLQRHMPRHMKIKHVVCDICSKVFPKESRLKYHMRTHTKEKPFACYVCPKTFSHKQNIVRHYSRKHPNEKYECTFTDASVARECWDNVFKQKMLNDKAKEDLIDGC is encoded by the exons ATGTCTTCAAAtacagtttttataaaaacagaACCCGAAAACTATGTTGAAATAGAACTGAATAAAAGCGAATATTGTGATATAAATGGACAAGGTACTTCGGAATCTGATCAAGACCTAAAAGTTCCACGTATTAAAAATGAGCAGAATGTGGAATTCATCAC GATAAAAGCTGAACCATCAGATTTTTATGGTGCAGATAGTGAAGACTTCTGTCCAAAACCTGAGAGCGCCAGTGTAAACATTGAGATTACTATTAAACAGGAGGAACAAGGGAGGGAGGGTGGA AATGGCCAACTTACTGCATCTGGACTTTTTCCAACAAATCCAGGGCTCTTCATAAGTGatg TGTCCAATGAAATCCTGAATCTCAACTCTAAAATAGATGGAAAATTTGTATGTCCAATTTGCCAAAAAACTTTTACACTTAAGGGTAACTTACAACGGCATCTCACTAATCACAAACGAGAGAAGTTCGAATGCAACGTGTGTTTTCGACCGTTCTATAAGAAAGAACATTTGGAAAAACATATGATAAAACACTTGAACATAAAACACGCCTGCGAAACATGCGGAAAAGAGTTTCGTTCTTTATCTAGCTTGGAACAGCACAAGCGCACACATTTAGGAATTAAACCATTTCAGTGCGACAAGTGTGATCGGCAGTACACCGTAAAGACCAATCTCATCAAGCACCTAAGTGGGCCAGAGTGTAAGAAGAAGGAGCCGGAAGGTGAACTACAGTGCCACGTCTgtaacaaaatgtttttaaagaaatttctACTTCAGAGTCATTTGAAGCGACATTCCACCGAGAGACCGTTCAAATGCAGCATCTGTCACTCAAATTACAAATACAAGTCCACCGTTCTCCGACACGAGCAACTGCACAAAGGCATAAAACCTTACTCCTGCAAGATCTGTCGCAAAACCTTTACCCACCCGGGCTTGATCAAGCCGCACATGCGAAAACACACAGGCGAAAAACCGTACCAATGCGATCTGTGTCTAAAATGGTTTTCACACAAGCACAACTTGCAGCGACACATGCCGAGACACATGAAGATCAAGCACGTAGTTTGTGACATCTGTAGCAAAGTATTCCCGAAGGAGAGTCGCTTGAAGTACCACATGCGCACGCACACTAAGGAGAAACCGTTCGCGTGCTACGTGTGCCCGAAGACGTTCTCACACAAGCAAAATATCGTGAGGCACTACAGCCGGAAACATCCCAACGAGAAGTATGAGTGTACCTTCACCGATGCGAGTGTAGCTAGGGAGTGCTGGGATAATGTGTTTAAACAAAAAATGCTAAACGACAAGGCTAAAGAGGATTTAATAGATGGATGTTAA